A window from Sphingobacteriia bacterium encodes these proteins:
- a CDS encoding P-loop NTPase, with translation MNNKISEIMEKLSYEKLGESLNIQTMVERENEIAIIIDVDKDLYNRIVKSRLEEDVTKKIAKSGINAKIKFIYNQVLVEPKIVPLKPSQKENLKQIVPIKGVKKVIVVVSGKGGVGKSTMSVNLAASFVKLGLSTALVDADIYGPSVPSILGINRYPELKNNLMLPIEVHGIKSISIGYIVDPEKAAIWRGPMITKALSQLIRGTKWQDIDVMIIDMPPGTGDIHLSLMENYPIDGIIGVSFPSKLSVADLKKSIAMCEKMKQPLIGIINNCAYERNGNEIIESPFGANHLNDFCKDKNIEILGEIEISRELAQSIDVGKPYILEEKCNPYIAKEFKSIAEKVIQFLEKRPRLKQQK, from the coding sequence ATGAACAATAAAATATCAGAAATTATGGAAAAACTCTCTTATGAAAAATTAGGAGAAAGTTTAAATATCCAAACAATGGTAGAGCGTGAAAATGAAATTGCCATTATTATAGATGTCGATAAAGACCTGTATAATCGTATTGTTAAATCCAGGCTAGAAGAAGATGTTACAAAAAAAATAGCTAAATCAGGGATCAATGCAAAAATAAAATTTATTTATAATCAAGTACTTGTAGAACCTAAAATTGTACCTCTTAAACCATCTCAGAAAGAAAACCTTAAACAAATTGTACCTATAAAGGGAGTTAAAAAGGTTATAGTGGTAGTATCTGGTAAGGGTGGAGTAGGAAAATCTACTATGTCCGTTAATTTGGCCGCAAGTTTTGTAAAATTAGGATTAAGTACAGCCTTAGTCGATGCAGATATTTATGGACCATCTGTGCCATCTATATTGGGTATAAATAGATATCCTGAGCTTAAAAATAACTTAATGTTACCAATTGAAGTGCATGGGATTAAATCAATTTCAATAGGGTATATAGTAGATCCTGAAAAAGCAGCAATTTGGCGAGGACCTATGATAACTAAGGCTTTATCTCAATTAATTAGGGGTACTAAATGGCAGGATATTGATGTTATGATTATTGACATGCCACCAGGGACTGGAGATATTCACTTAAGTTTAATGGAAAACTATCCTATTGACGGTATAATAGGTGTAAGTTTCCCAAGTAAACTTTCAGTAGCTGATTTAAAAAAATCGATTGCAATGTGCGAAAAAATGAAACAGCCATTAATTGGTATTATTAATAATTGCGCTTACGAAAGAAATGGAAATGAAATTATTGAAAGCCCATTTGGGGCTAATCATTTGAACGATTTCTGCAAAGATAAAAATATTGAAATATTAGGTGAGATTGAAATAAGTAGAGAATTAGCGCAATCAATAGATGTAGGAAAACCGTATATTTTAGAAGAGAAATGTAATCCGTACATTGCAAAAGAATTTAAGTCAATTGCTGAAAAAGTAATTCAGTTTTTGGAAAAAAGACCACGTCTTAAGCAACAAAAATAA
- a CDS encoding response regulator — MTTKVLLIDDEQICIDSVLMMLEGTDYELLHAFDGASGLELLRQNPETNLLLLDLMLTDMHGVDILKTIKSSEKLSHIPVIIQTGCNNEKDIAKCLEFGAYSCIFKPYKKHTLLETLNKLAATSH, encoded by the coding sequence ATGACCACAAAAGTCCTACTTATAGATGACGAACAAATTTGTATTGATAGTGTATTAATGATGCTAGAAGGCACAGATTATGAATTATTACATGCCTTTGATGGCGCTTCTGGGCTAGAACTTTTACGTCAAAATCCTGAAACAAACTTATTGCTACTCGATCTTATGCTTACAGATATGCATGGTGTAGATATATTAAAAACTATTAAATCTAGTGAAAAATTATCTCATATACCTGTTATCATTCAAACAGGCTGCAATAACGAAAAGGATATTGCCAAATGTTTAGAATTCGGTGCTTACTCTTGTATATTTAAGCCTTATAAAAAACATACTTTACTTGAGACACTTAACAAATTAGCTGCTACATCACATTAA
- a CDS encoding CarD family transcriptional regulator — translation MAIAFNINDMVVYPAHGVGQVIARETQKIGGIELDVFVVFFGKEKMTLRVPVNRAIACGLRPIANTEEMNKVISIIQSKPKSNRGMWSRRAKEYDTKINSGNLIDIAEVLRDLHKNVTDNPDCSYSERTVFELALQRLAAEYAAIKSLAVQEAMEEILSILRERIYA, via the coding sequence ATGGCAATAGCCTTTAATATTAATGATATGGTTGTATACCCAGCACATGGAGTTGGTCAAGTTATAGCCCGTGAAACACAAAAAATTGGTGGAATTGAATTAGATGTTTTTGTGGTATTCTTTGGCAAGGAAAAAATGACTTTACGCGTACCTGTAAATCGTGCCATTGCTTGTGGATTAAGACCAATTGCAAATACTGAAGAAATGAATAAAGTTATTAGTATTATTCAAAGCAAACCTAAAAGTAATCGTGGTATGTGGAGTAGAAGAGCAAAAGAATACGACACTAAGATTAATTCTGGGAATTTAATCGATATTGCTGAAGTTTTACGTGATTTACATAAAAACGTTACTGACAATCCTGATTGCTCATATAGTGAAAGAACAGTTTTTGAACTAGCCTTACAAAGACTTGCTGCTGAATATGCAGCTATTAAATCCTTAGCTGTCCAAGAAGCAATGGAAGAAATCTTATCTATTCTACGCGAAAGAATTTACGCATAA
- a CDS encoding 6,7-dimethyl-8-ribityllumazine synthase — protein sequence MTSVLIIAAESYQNITEMLVEGAIEYLKKQENIKYDIIKVPGEFEIPAAISMVLASKYKYDGFITLGCVVRGETSHYDYITEESAKGINEIAIKNNIPIGYGIITVENEAQALMRVDKGKKDKGGWAANSCIAMINLKRKLELI from the coding sequence ATGACTAGTGTTTTAATAATTGCAGCTGAGTCTTATCAAAATATAACTGAAATGTTAGTGGAAGGAGCAATAGAATATCTTAAAAAACAAGAAAATATAAAATACGATATTATAAAAGTTCCTGGTGAATTTGAAATTCCTGCCGCAATCTCTATGGTTCTTGCAAGTAAATATAAATATGATGGATTTATTACTTTAGGATGCGTTGTAAGAGGTGAAACATCTCACTATGACTACATTACTGAAGAAAGTGCAAAAGGGATAAATGAAATAGCTATTAAAAACAATATCCCAATAGGTTACGGTATAATTACCGTTGAAAATGAAGCACAAGCTCTAATGAGAGTAGATAAAGGCAAAAAAGATAAAGGCGGTTGGGCAGCTAATTCTTGTATTGCAATGATTAATTTGAAACGAAAACTTGAACTAATTTAA
- a CDS encoding mechanosensitive ion channel — protein sequence MVKKVLENNQTLHDVLFNLPDNLTLSEIIAYTVRILDRIWHYPLINVSDNQTISLSNIIIATALLFFGIRVAESLSRLVRKRFVRMLHIERNVAQVIEKISYYIFILIISFLVLDIANVPLKAFTFVGGALAIGLGFGSKQVLENFISGLIIMIEQPIRIGDIIELQKPVSIIGTVVNIGARCTHVLTGDNIDIIVPNSDLLQETIVNLTLTEEGKVRHAMEFRLPNDNDPKKVEDLLFDIIYANQNILKTPLPQVFLSSLNDGVLTYKAQFWVNITGPMSRSAIVSQIHYDFYRAIKENNLNLGNPYYNYGFPTSSS from the coding sequence ATGGTAAAGAAAGTTTTAGAAAACAATCAAACATTACATGATGTTTTATTTAATCTACCGGACAATTTAACTTTAAGTGAAATAATTGCTTATACTGTAAGAATTCTTGATCGTATCTGGCATTATCCATTAATAAATGTCTCCGATAATCAAACAATTTCTTTATCAAATATAATCATTGCAACTGCACTGTTATTTTTTGGTATTAGAGTTGCGGAGTCACTAAGCCGACTTGTAAGAAAACGTTTTGTAAGAATGCTTCATATTGAAAGGAACGTAGCACAAGTCATTGAAAAAATTAGTTATTATATATTTATTCTCATAATATCTTTTTTAGTACTGGATATAGCAAATGTTCCTCTAAAAGCCTTTACATTTGTTGGAGGCGCACTTGCAATTGGTCTTGGTTTTGGTTCTAAGCAAGTCTTAGAAAATTTCATTAGCGGTCTTATAATAATGATTGAACAGCCAATTAGAATTGGCGACATAATTGAATTGCAAAAACCAGTTTCAATAATAGGAACAGTAGTAAATATTGGAGCTAGATGTACTCATGTTCTAACTGGCGATAATATAGATATTATTGTACCAAATAGTGATTTACTACAGGAAACTATTGTCAATCTTACATTAACAGAAGAAGGAAAGGTAAGGCATGCTATGGAGTTTCGCTTACCAAACGATAACGACCCTAAAAAAGTTGAAGATTTATTATTTGATATAATATACGCTAACCAAAATATTTTAAAAACACCTCTTCCTCAAGTATTTTTATCATCATTAAATGATGGCGTTCTTACATATAAAGCTCAGTTTTGGGTAAATATTACAGGACCAATGTCAAGAAGCGCTATTGTAAGTCAGATCCATTATGACTTTTATAGAGCTATAAAAGAAAATAACTTAAATTTAGGAAACCCATATTATAACTATGGATTCCCTACATCATCAAGCTAG
- the hemF gene encoding oxygen-dependent coproporphyrinogen oxidase, whose translation MELDTQQTITYEWFVNIRNEIRESLEKLEEEFSVANNLIPGKFQVKPWERNEGGGGEISIIKGNLFEKGGVNVSAVWGEFSPEFRKQIPGAEINPKFFATGVSLVIHPKSPMIPIVHMNTRYISTTKTWFGGGADLTPIFIDVEDKNNFHATFKEVCDKYNPDYYPNFKKQCDEYFFLPNRNEPRGIGGIFYDYLNTGNFENDFNFTKEVAIGFKEIYPKIVKKHMFDPYGSEEKKKQLIKRGRYVEFNLIYDRGTKFGLMTGGNTEAILMSLPPEAHWD comes from the coding sequence ATCGAATTAGATACACAACAAACAATTACTTACGAATGGTTTGTAAATATTAGAAATGAAATAAGAGAATCTCTTGAGAAATTAGAGGAAGAATTCTCAGTAGCTAACAATCTTATACCAGGTAAATTTCAAGTTAAGCCTTGGGAACGTAATGAAGGTGGTGGTGGTGAAATATCAATTATAAAGGGTAACCTCTTTGAAAAAGGCGGGGTAAATGTATCGGCAGTATGGGGAGAATTCTCGCCAGAATTTAGGAAACAAATACCAGGAGCAGAAATTAATCCAAAATTTTTTGCAACCGGCGTATCTTTAGTTATTCACCCTAAATCTCCAATGATTCCTATTGTGCATATGAATACACGATATATTAGCACTACTAAAACTTGGTTTGGTGGGGGAGCTGATTTAACCCCTATTTTTATAGATGTAGAAGATAAAAATAATTTTCACGCTACTTTTAAGGAAGTATGCGACAAATATAACCCCGATTATTATCCTAATTTTAAAAAACAATGTGACGAATATTTTTTTCTCCCAAACCGCAATGAACCAAGAGGAATAGGTGGAATATTTTATGACTATTTAAACACAGGTAATTTTGAAAATGATTTTAATTTTACTAAAGAAGTTGCAATTGGGTTTAAAGAAATTTATCCTAAAATTGTTAAAAAACATATGTTTGATCCTTATGGTTCTGAAGAAAAGAAGAAACAATTAATTAAACGCGGCCGTTACGTTGAGTTTAATTTAATTTATGATCGGGGAACAAAATTTGGGTTGATGACAGGTGGTAATACAGAAGCAATTTTAATGTCGCTTCCACCAGAAGCGCACTGGGATTAG
- a CDS encoding 4-(cytidine 5'-diphospho)-2-C-methyl-D-erythritol kinase: METRLVAPAKINLSLNITGKRKNGYHELHSIVVFGVVSDEIIILPSNKNELKVEGQFAYQISDENIITKCLNLAKKKGAEITPYNITLKKNIPVGAGLGGGTADAGAILRYISSAYKQIFSHEEMASIGADVPMCFTNSPLIAEGIGEKITPIQLGFKLYIMLINPGIYISTQKMYDLIKDFNKIETKMDIDNLEMLVNYLKVYGNDFLNIDNSNIKEIKRIIKDIEALPGCVYASMTGSGSTCFGIFKNLEDLENSYLQFTKNFPQYWCKKGVI, from the coding sequence ATGGAAACAAGGCTAGTTGCGCCTGCGAAAATTAATTTAAGCTTAAATATAACTGGTAAGCGTAAAAATGGTTATCACGAGCTTCATTCAATAGTTGTATTTGGTGTTGTAAGTGATGAAATTATTATTCTACCTTCTAATAAAAATGAACTTAAAGTTGAAGGTCAATTTGCTTATCAAATTTCAGATGAAAATATAATTACAAAATGTTTAAACTTAGCTAAAAAAAAAGGTGCAGAAATTACCCCCTATAACATTACTCTAAAGAAAAATATTCCAGTTGGTGCAGGTTTAGGAGGCGGAACTGCTGATGCTGGGGCTATTTTAAGATATATAAGCAGTGCTTATAAACAAATATTTTCTCATGAAGAAATGGCATCAATTGGGGCAGATGTGCCAATGTGTTTTACTAATTCTCCTCTTATAGCTGAAGGAATAGGAGAGAAAATAACGCCTATTCAATTAGGTTTTAAATTATATATAATGCTTATAAATCCAGGAATATATATTTCTACGCAGAAAATGTATGATTTAATTAAGGATTTTAATAAAATAGAAACGAAAATGGATATTGATAACCTTGAGATGTTAGTAAATTATCTAAAGGTCTATGGAAACGATTTTTTAAATATTGATAATTCAAATATTAAGGAAATAAAAAGAATAATTAAAGATATTGAAGCTCTTCCTGGTTGTGTCTATGCCAGTATGACAGGAAGTGGTTCAACTTGCTTTGGGATTTTTAAAAATTTAGAAGATTTAGAAAACTCTTACTTGCAATTTACGAAAAACTTTCCACAATACTGGTGTAAAAAAGGAGTGATTTAG
- a CDS encoding peroxiredoxin, producing MAVLVGKPAPDFTAKAVMPNNEIHDNFNLHSYLNGRMGILFFYPLDFTFVCPSEIIAFNNRLGEFTSRRAAVVGISIDSHFSHLAWKKTPVNKGGIGDVQFPLVADLKKQIARDYDVLINEEVALRGTFLIDKKGIVRHQLINDLPLGRNIEEAIRMIDALTFFEEHGEVCPAGWNKGAEGMKATPEGVADFLASNAEKL from the coding sequence ATGGCAGTTTTAGTAGGTAAACCAGCGCCTGATTTCACAGCGAAAGCGGTTATGCCAAATAACGAAATTCACGATAATTTTAACTTACATTCATATTTAAACGGTAGAATGGGAATTTTATTCTTCTATCCGCTTGATTTTACCTTTGTATGTCCATCGGAAATTATTGCTTTTAATAACCGTCTTGGCGAATTTACATCTCGTAGAGCTGCGGTTGTTGGAATAAGTATTGATTCTCACTTCTCTCATTTAGCGTGGAAAAAGACACCAGTTAATAAAGGTGGTATTGGTGATGTTCAATTCCCTCTCGTTGCTGACTTAAAAAAACAAATTGCAAGAGATTATGATGTTCTTATTAATGAAGAAGTAGCTCTTCGTGGTACTTTTTTAATTGATAAAAAAGGTATTGTTAGACATCAATTAATTAATGATCTTCCGCTTGGAAGAAATATTGAAGAAGCAATTCGTATGATTGATGCTTTAACATTCTTTGAAGAACATGGTGAAGTTTGCCCAGCTGGTTGGAATAAAGGTGCTGAAGGTATGAAGGCAACACCGGAAGGTGTGGCTGATTTCTTAGCTAGTAACGCAGAGAAACTTTAG
- the trxB gene encoding thioredoxin-disulfide reductase, translating to MSQHHKTKVLIIGSGPAGYSAAIYAARANLKPILVKGMQPGGQLTITTDVENYPGFADVIQGPWLMEQMEKQAIHVGATLVEDHIKSVDFSKRPFICLSEFGYTYEAETVIICTGAQAKWLGLESESYFQGFGVSGCATCDGFFFKGKEVLVVGGGNTAVEEALYLTNFASKVTLIHRRDSLRAEKILQDRMFNHPKVEVIWDNVIEEIVGTHEPKSVTGAKIKNIKNNQITDIKADGIFIAIGHKPSTNMFSNQVNMDSEGYIITKPGTASTNIEGVFAAGDVQDKTYRQAITAAGTGCMAALEAIRFLELSH from the coding sequence ATGAGCCAACATCACAAAACTAAAGTTCTTATAATCGGATCAGGACCTGCTGGTTATTCAGCGGCAATTTATGCAGCTAGAGCAAATTTAAAACCAATTTTAGTAAAAGGTATGCAGCCGGGTGGGCAGTTGACTATTACAACTGATGTAGAAAATTATCCTGGATTTGCTGATGTTATTCAAGGTCCATGGCTTATGGAACAAATGGAAAAACAAGCAATTCATGTAGGAGCAACTCTTGTAGAAGATCATATTAAATCAGTAGATTTTAGTAAACGTCCTTTTATCTGCTTAAGTGAATTTGGTTATACGTATGAGGCTGAAACAGTAATTATATGTACAGGTGCTCAAGCTAAATGGTTAGGTCTTGAAAGCGAAAGTTATTTTCAAGGTTTTGGTGTGTCCGGCTGTGCTACTTGTGATGGGTTCTTTTTTAAAGGTAAAGAAGTGTTAGTTGTAGGCGGTGGTAATACTGCAGTAGAAGAGGCTTTATATCTAACTAATTTCGCAAGTAAAGTTACCTTAATTCACCGACGTGATAGTTTAAGAGCTGAAAAAATATTACAAGATAGAATGTTTAATCATCCAAAAGTAGAAGTAATTTGGGATAATGTAATTGAGGAAATAGTAGGCACACATGAGCCTAAATCAGTTACAGGCGCTAAGATTAAAAATATAAAAAATAATCAAATAACAGATATTAAAGCTGATGGAATTTTTATCGCAATAGGACATAAACCAAGTACAAATATGTTCTCTAACCAAGTTAATATGGATTCTGAAGGTTATATTATTACGAAACCAGGAACTGCTTCTACAAATATAGAAGGTGTTTTTGCAGCAGGCGATGTGCAAGATAAAACATATCGTCAGGCGATTACTGCCGCAGGGACAGGTTGTATGGCAGCGCTTGAAGCGATCCGTTTTTTAGAATTGAGTCACTAA
- a CDS encoding orotate phosphoribosyltransferase, protein MNNAQILKEFEDAEAILKGHFILSSGLRSDTYLQCARVLMNPNRAERLCKALAEKIKSQLSNLTIDMVVSPAMGGVVVGFELARQLNVESLFCERVDGVFNLRRGFNIPKGAKILVVEDVVTTGKSSIETFECIKQNGGEVVAEACLIDRSNGKANLGVPLISLMQLEVATYDPNNLPEHLKNIPAIKPGSRPTPAI, encoded by the coding sequence ATGAATAATGCTCAAATACTAAAAGAATTTGAAGATGCAGAAGCTATTTTAAAAGGACACTTTATTCTTTCTTCAGGATTAAGAAGTGATACTTATTTACAATGTGCACGCGTTCTTATGAACCCTAATAGAGCTGAAAGGCTTTGTAAGGCATTAGCTGAAAAAATAAAATCTCAATTGTCTAATTTAACTATTGATATGGTAGTTTCACCTGCAATGGGTGGAGTAGTTGTTGGATTTGAATTGGCAAGGCAGTTAAATGTAGAGTCGCTTTTTTGTGAAAGAGTAGATGGAGTGTTTAATTTACGCAGAGGTTTTAATATACCAAAAGGAGCAAAAATTTTAGTAGTAGAAGATGTAGTTACTACTGGTAAATCTTCAATTGAAACATTTGAATGCATAAAGCAAAATGGTGGAGAAGTTGTAGCAGAAGCTTGTTTAATTGATAGAAGTAATGGTAAGGCAAATCTAGGTGTACCTTTAATCTCTTTAATGCAGCTTGAGGTGGCGACTTACGATCCAAATAATTTGCCAGAACATCTTAAAAATATTCCAGCTATTAAACCAGGAAGTAGGCCAACTCCAGCTATATAA
- a CDS encoding HAD family phosphatase — protein sequence MTQIKNILFDFGNILFLWNPKNFIKEYFFDDPRGMDLHFSDKGSELWRGYNRGIITFKELIDSYNEITGINKTKLKIYIKEFLPKKIAPLDGAFELINQLKDNNYKLYGLTDNFPNFIEYFYKNYKDISSKFSDIIISYNAKSLKPEKVIYQYLLTTNNIIPEETIFFDDIEKNISTAKEFGINAYQANGPKEVKDILLKLNLIK from the coding sequence ATGACTCAAATAAAAAATATATTATTCGATTTTGGCAATATTTTATTTTTATGGAATCCGAAAAATTTTATTAAAGAATATTTTTTTGATGACCCTCGCGGTATGGATCTTCATTTTTCCGATAAAGGAAGTGAGCTTTGGCGTGGATATAATCGAGGCATAATAACCTTTAAAGAATTAATTGATAGTTACAATGAAATTACTGGAATTAATAAGACAAAATTAAAAATTTATATAAAAGAATTTTTACCTAAAAAGATTGCACCCCTTGACGGAGCTTTTGAACTTATAAACCAATTAAAAGATAATAATTATAAACTTTACGGTTTAACCGATAATTTTCCAAATTTTATAGAATATTTTTATAAAAATTATAAGGATATTAGCAGTAAATTTTCTGATATAATTATTTCCTATAATGCTAAAAGTCTAAAACCTGAAAAAGTGATTTATCAATATTTGCTTACGACAAATAATATTATCCCAGAAGAAACCATTTTTTTTGATGATATTGAAAAAAATATATCTACTGCCAAAGAATTTGGTATTAATGCTTATCAAGCAAATGGTCCTAAAGAAGTAAAGGATATTTTACTAAAATTAAACCTTATAAAATAA
- the recA gene encoding recombinase RecA, giving the protein MDKQKALDAALSQIEKAFGKGSVMKLGQREHIEVEAIPTGSLGLDIALGVGGIPKGRIIEIFGPESSGKTTLTLHVIAEAQKLGGTCAFIDAEHALDPVYARKLGVDIDQLVISQPDTGEQALEIADTLVRSGAVDLIIIDSVAALVPKAEIEGEMGDSHMGLQARLMSQALRKLTGSISKSNCTIIFINQIRMKIGVMFGNPETTTGGNALKFYASVRMDIRRVGAIKDKEEITGNQTRVKIVKNKVAPPFKTVDFDIMYGEGISKLGEIIDIGVKLGIMEKAGSWFSYNGEKIGQGRENVKVYLKEHPDLLEKIETQIRQQSTASSIFTDTDASLAEVDA; this is encoded by the coding sequence ATGGATAAACAGAAAGCACTAGACGCGGCTTTAAGTCAAATTGAAAAAGCCTTTGGTAAAGGTTCAGTAATGAAACTGGGCCAGCGCGAACATATTGAAGTTGAAGCTATTCCAACTGGTTCATTAGGGTTAGATATAGCCCTTGGAGTTGGCGGGATACCTAAAGGAAGAATTATTGAAATTTTTGGACCAGAAAGCTCTGGTAAAACAACATTAACATTACACGTTATTGCTGAAGCACAAAAGTTAGGTGGAACATGCGCATTTATTGACGCTGAACATGCTCTTGATCCAGTATATGCTAGAAAGCTTGGCGTTGATATTGATCAATTGGTAATTTCACAACCTGATACAGGTGAACAAGCATTAGAAATAGCTGATACACTTGTACGTTCAGGCGCTGTAGATTTGATTATTATAGATAGTGTTGCTGCACTTGTTCCTAAAGCAGAAATTGAAGGTGAAATGGGTGATTCACATATGGGTCTTCAAGCAAGACTTATGAGCCAAGCACTACGTAAACTTACCGGTTCTATTTCTAAATCTAATTGTACCATTATTTTCATTAACCAAATAAGAATGAAAATTGGCGTAATGTTTGGAAACCCAGAAACTACAACTGGTGGTAATGCGTTAAAATTCTACGCTTCGGTTCGTATGGATATTAGAAGAGTTGGTGCGATAAAAGATAAAGAAGAAATTACTGGTAACCAAACCCGTGTTAAAATTGTTAAAAATAAAGTTGCACCTCCATTTAAAACCGTAGATTTTGATATCATGTATGGAGAAGGTATTTCTAAACTTGGAGAAATTATAGATATTGGCGTCAAATTAGGTATTATGGAGAAGGCAGGTTCTTGGTTCTCATATAACGGCGAGAAAATAGGTCAAGGTCGTGAGAATGTAAAAGTTTATTTAAAAGAACATCCAGATCTTTTAGAGAAAATAGAAACACAAATTAGACAACAATCTACCGCTTCAAGTATCTTTACTGATACTGATGCCTCATTAGCAGAGGTAGACGCTTAA